In Desulfovibrio inopinatus DSM 10711, the following are encoded in one genomic region:
- a CDS encoding radical SAM protein, translating to MKTRPLTPEKYYRLPWNLADNAITWLEPTTKCNLYCEGCYRENDPGGHRSLDDVIRELEEVKRLRRTDGISIAGGEPLIYPDIVELVRYVVKQGWKAIINSNGQALTPELVRDLRDAGLTGFTMHVDSHQKRPGWQDKTEEELNELREKLAQMIFEEGKGKIACAFNATIYRDTLKDIPMLTKWAHANMDIVHTMVYILFRSARRQGQFDTFVHGNKVDVGQLVYQLDHQEGHLDIVSQEVADEIRSVYPEHEPCAYLNGTEDPLSMKWLLTLRVGNKDELLGYMDSKFAEMMQVIHHLFFGTYLAYTRPWLMKHVQVLFPLAIFNKGMRKIFLRWLFSPKRWTQSVDIQSIMVIQPCDIFDDGRQNMCDGCPDAIFHKGKMVWSCRVDELEKFGGFLSCAPRQGCK from the coding sequence ATGAAGACTCGCCCTTTGACCCCAGAGAAGTACTATCGTCTCCCATGGAATTTGGCCGACAATGCCATCACGTGGCTTGAGCCCACGACAAAGTGCAATTTGTATTGTGAAGGCTGTTACAGGGAGAATGATCCGGGTGGTCACCGCTCCTTGGACGATGTTATTCGTGAGCTGGAAGAAGTGAAGCGTCTTCGTCGGACAGATGGTATTTCCATTGCTGGTGGTGAGCCGCTGATCTATCCGGATATTGTTGAGCTTGTGCGTTATGTGGTCAAGCAGGGGTGGAAGGCAATTATCAATTCGAATGGTCAAGCGTTGACCCCGGAACTCGTGCGTGATCTGCGTGATGCTGGTTTGACCGGATTTACGATGCATGTCGATTCACATCAGAAGCGCCCTGGTTGGCAGGACAAGACCGAAGAAGAGCTGAATGAACTGCGTGAAAAGCTTGCGCAGATGATATTTGAAGAAGGCAAGGGGAAAATCGCATGTGCTTTCAATGCAACGATTTATCGCGATACACTCAAAGATATTCCCATGCTGACCAAATGGGCTCATGCCAACATGGATATAGTCCATACAATGGTCTACATTTTGTTCCGTTCAGCGAGACGCCAGGGGCAATTCGATACATTTGTTCATGGGAATAAGGTTGACGTGGGACAACTCGTCTACCAGCTTGATCATCAGGAAGGACATCTCGATATCGTATCGCAAGAAGTCGCTGATGAAATTCGCTCCGTCTATCCAGAGCACGAACCCTGCGCCTATCTTAACGGAACCGAAGACCCGCTGTCCATGAAATGGCTTTTGACGCTTCGGGTGGGGAATAAAGACGAACTTCTTGGATATATGGATTCGAAGTTTGCCGAAATGATGCAGGTGATCCACCACTTGTTTTTTGGGACCTATCTTGCGTATACACGGCCATGGCTTATGAAGCACGTCCAAGTACTGTTTCCCTTGGCGATTTTTAACAAGGGAATGCGCAAAATTTTCCTGCGTTGGTTGTTTTCTCCTAAGCGGTGGACCCAATCCGTGGATATTCAATCCATAATGGTCATTCAACCGTGTGATATTTTTGATGATGGCCGGCAAAATATGTGCGATGGCTGTCCAGACGCCATTTTTCATAAAGGGAAGATGGTGTGGAGTTGTCGTGTTGACGAACTGGAAAAGTTCGGTGGTTTTCTTTCCTGCGCTCCGCGTCAGGGGTGTAAATAA
- a CDS encoding protein-tyrosine phosphatase family protein, with product MAGLSQYTLTWVTNQLAIGAAPMSYDDLDALKREGIDAILNLCSEFCDLHWLEADQGFEVYYLPIEDESAPDMEALERGLDWLDEVIYLGKNVLIHCRHGLGRTGTVLNSYLLRKGLGHKLADKRLKKLKAKPQNFSQWRFIRKYGKRSGRLHLREPSLEMKNQVNLYPFFTDVERAAETIDAFALKYNVQHHCGKDHDDCCRIPFSVGLAEAVYIKHMVNLTLGRTERQSIVAAAVQSAAALRRARRNHVQSIPNMERPIDEPLLCPLNEYGECLIFEHRPLRCRLSDIPDTDSKKSLEQRLQESMVQTSDALFFAFVSSFPGETEKMYFFPDVISGRFVQIFFHDLLESEKTAKKASTSHTREK from the coding sequence ATGGCAGGCCTTTCTCAATATACACTCACCTGGGTGACGAACCAACTGGCTATCGGAGCTGCTCCCATGAGCTACGATGACCTGGATGCGCTCAAACGTGAAGGCATCGATGCTATATTGAATTTGTGTTCGGAATTCTGTGATCTTCACTGGCTTGAAGCCGATCAGGGATTTGAAGTCTACTACCTTCCCATCGAAGACGAATCTGCACCGGATATGGAAGCCCTTGAGCGTGGTCTGGATTGGTTGGATGAAGTCATTTATTTGGGAAAGAATGTTCTCATTCACTGTAGACACGGATTGGGCCGAACAGGCACCGTGCTCAACTCGTATCTCCTGCGCAAAGGACTTGGTCACAAACTGGCAGACAAGCGCCTCAAAAAGCTCAAAGCCAAACCGCAAAATTTCAGCCAATGGAGGTTCATTCGAAAATACGGCAAGCGAAGCGGACGGCTCCATTTGCGGGAACCCAGCCTGGAAATGAAAAACCAAGTCAATCTCTATCCTTTTTTTACCGATGTCGAGCGCGCGGCTGAAACTATTGACGCTTTCGCTCTCAAATATAATGTGCAGCATCATTGTGGAAAAGATCACGATGACTGTTGCCGCATACCATTCTCCGTGGGATTGGCCGAAGCTGTATACATCAAACACATGGTCAATCTGACGCTGGGCCGAACAGAACGACAATCCATTGTCGCCGCTGCGGTGCAATCCGCTGCAGCATTACGTCGTGCTCGACGAAACCACGTGCAAAGTATTCCTAACATGGAACGTCCCATTGACGAACCTCTTCTATGTCCACTCAACGAGTACGGTGAATGCCTCATATTTGAACATCGCCCACTGCGCTGTCGATTAAGCGACATTCCTGATACAGACTCGAAGAAAAGCCTGGAACAACGCCTTCAAGAAAGTATGGTGCAGACGTCAGATGCACTCTTTTTTGCTTTTGTCTCATCATTTCCTGGTGAGACAGAAAAAATGTATTTTTTCCCTGATGTTATATCCGGACGATTTGTTCAGATATTTTTCCATGATCTCCTTGAATCAGAAAAAACTGCAAAAAAAGCATCAACATCTCATACGCGAGAGAAGTAA
- a CDS encoding sensor histidine kinase: MPLLKRLKKNLLVRLIVPLLLLWTLSGILFFSLIDNSIVNFLDTTIENNLHWLSRDVLFICTKHLDQLTHAQTKHTPEQLQLNQAQALEELAVYFREHNIKGIIAQHMAEGYEPLHATNHPHPNFSIPDSAYKTKNLYNFSLNNTKYYTLTFLFSPWKWRITLINDSTQFTTLNIRVHRIAIAASVILCLTALLMILLAERFIRHPIQNVIASIRKGEKPHYTGVEEIEYLSTAICEMMSTLEDQGRTLEAKVADRTRDLAAKAEELERANSRLTELDTMKSVFLSSVSHELRTPLTSILGFAKISDKTFNKHFGPLYKHDPELAKRARVITDNLAIIHQEGERLRRLINDVLDLNRIESGRLIWKPSLFSVRDAILESVEVAQNIFTDKPVELKYTVADRLPYLYVDRDRFMQVMHNLIENAAKFTPQGEVEVIAHESAPGVVRVQVKDTGTGIAPEELSRVFNLFHQSLYGGDITAGKPTGSGLGLSICKQIIEHYGGVIWAESTVGNGSIFTFELQTAGRSQDVLNKT; this comes from the coding sequence ATGCCCCTGCTCAAACGCCTGAAGAAAAATCTCCTTGTAAGGCTCATTGTTCCGCTTCTTCTGCTCTGGACATTGTCTGGAATACTCTTTTTTTCCTTAATTGATAACTCCATCGTCAACTTTCTTGATACAACCATCGAAAACAATTTGCATTGGCTGTCTCGTGACGTATTATTCATTTGTACAAAGCATCTTGATCAGCTCACTCATGCTCAAACGAAGCACACCCCTGAACAGCTCCAGCTCAACCAGGCGCAAGCTCTTGAAGAATTGGCAGTATATTTCCGAGAACACAACATAAAGGGAATCATCGCACAACACATGGCAGAAGGATATGAACCACTTCATGCAACCAATCATCCTCACCCCAATTTCAGCATCCCAGACTCCGCATATAAGACAAAAAATCTCTATAATTTCTCTCTCAATAACACGAAATACTATACGCTGACCTTTCTTTTTTCCCCATGGAAATGGAGAATCACCCTCATAAATGACAGTACACAATTTACCACACTCAATATACGCGTGCATCGTATTGCAATCGCGGCATCAGTCATTCTGTGTCTCACCGCTCTTCTTATGATTCTTTTAGCCGAACGCTTTATTCGGCATCCAATCCAAAATGTTATTGCCAGCATTCGCAAGGGGGAAAAGCCCCACTACACAGGTGTTGAAGAAATTGAATACTTGAGTACAGCCATTTGCGAGATGATGTCGACGTTGGAAGACCAAGGAAGAACACTTGAAGCAAAAGTTGCCGACCGCACACGTGATCTTGCCGCCAAGGCAGAAGAACTCGAGCGAGCAAATAGCCGGTTAACGGAACTCGACACTATGAAGTCAGTTTTTCTGTCTTCTGTTTCCCATGAATTGCGCACGCCTCTGACGTCCATTCTTGGATTTGCCAAAATAAGTGATAAAACGTTCAATAAACATTTCGGTCCACTCTATAAACATGATCCGGAACTGGCCAAGCGTGCCCGTGTCATTACCGACAACCTCGCTATCATTCATCAGGAAGGAGAACGACTTCGACGACTTATCAATGACGTGCTTGATCTTAACCGCATAGAGTCAGGACGACTGATTTGGAAGCCAAGTCTCTTTTCCGTTCGTGATGCCATTCTTGAGTCCGTTGAGGTCGCGCAGAATATTTTCACAGACAAACCAGTAGAACTCAAATATACAGTTGCAGACAGACTTCCTTATCTTTATGTGGACCGTGACAGATTCATGCAAGTCATGCACAATCTCATCGAAAATGCCGCGAAATTCACTCCCCAGGGTGAAGTTGAAGTCATCGCGCATGAATCAGCTCCCGGTGTTGTTCGTGTCCAGGTCAAAGACACCGGAACAGGCATTGCCCCAGAAGAATTATCCAGAGTATTCAATCTATTCCATCAATCGTTATATGGCGGAGACATCACTGCGGGAAAACCCACAGGGTCGGGACTAGGGTTGAGTATCTGTAAACAAATCATTGAACACTATGGGGGCGTCATCTGGGCGGAGTCGACTGTCGGAAACGGTTCGATTTTCACCTTTGAGCTACAGACCGCAGGACGCTCCCAGGATGTCCTCAACAAAACCTGA
- a CDS encoding glycosyltransferase family protein — protein MARILYGVHGTQHGHAIRALTIARHLGEHEILFVSSEEGAELLAREYRVETALNPGTRYKNYQIDTPATLKLAANVLRQRGREVHRLVKIAEAFKPDVCLSDYEYFVPLVSKKMGIPCLSVDHQHVISLCSHPVPPKLWIDYAGISTSIRFLFSHCDQYLAISFYRPPVKPGLPGRIAPPILRESVGKVEASQGDHILVYQSCSICDDLVPFLKRLQRPCLVYGYNRSGNDGNITFRPYSETQLLEDLASAAYVICGGGHSLISESLYYGKPILSLPVAGAFEQQLNAIYIEHLGYGMNRTMADLSPALIATFESKLDSYVESVASQTFCGNTEVFGTVEGFVRTGRMDIASSA, from the coding sequence ATGGCTCGCATTCTTTACGGGGTGCATGGCACCCAACATGGTCACGCTATACGGGCATTGACCATTGCCCGCCATTTGGGGGAACACGAAATTCTTTTTGTTTCCAGCGAGGAAGGAGCTGAACTCCTCGCACGGGAGTATCGCGTTGAGACCGCTCTCAACCCTGGGACTCGATATAAAAATTATCAGATCGACACGCCAGCTACGCTGAAACTGGCTGCAAATGTATTGCGGCAACGCGGCCGCGAGGTTCATCGTCTCGTGAAGATTGCCGAAGCGTTCAAGCCGGATGTCTGCTTGTCTGATTACGAATACTTTGTTCCCTTGGTGTCGAAAAAGATGGGAATTCCATGTCTGAGTGTGGACCACCAGCATGTCATTAGTTTGTGCAGTCATCCTGTGCCGCCCAAACTTTGGATTGATTATGCCGGCATTTCAACTTCAATTCGATTTTTGTTCAGCCATTGTGACCAGTACCTTGCCATTTCCTTTTATCGACCTCCAGTCAAACCCGGGCTTCCCGGCCGAATCGCCCCACCGATCCTCCGCGAAAGTGTCGGCAAAGTCGAAGCGAGCCAAGGTGATCATATTCTCGTCTATCAGAGTTGTTCCATTTGTGATGATCTTGTGCCTTTCCTGAAAAGGCTTCAGCGACCATGTCTTGTCTATGGATACAACCGGAGCGGTAATGATGGGAATATTACATTCAGGCCGTATTCGGAGACACAACTTTTGGAAGATCTGGCCAGTGCGGCCTATGTGATTTGTGGAGGAGGGCACAGCTTGATATCCGAATCCTTGTATTACGGGAAGCCAATTCTGTCGTTGCCTGTCGCCGGTGCGTTTGAGCAACAGCTCAATGCTATTTACATTGAACATCTTGGGTATGGTATGAATCGGACCATGGCTGACCTTTCCCCCGCGCTTATTGCAACGTTTGAGTCAAAGCTCGATTCGTATGTGGAGTCTGTGGCGAGTCAGACGTTTTGCGGCAATACCGAAGTCTTTGGAACTGTTGAAGGATTCGTGCGCACTGGGCGCATGGATATTGCGTCGTCAGCCTAA